One window of Sulfurospirillum sp. 1612 genomic DNA carries:
- a CDS encoding TrkH family potassium uptake protein, producing the protein MISLKSISKFVSAVGIIIFLAFLIPVFIGIYYHEDIQSHLFAILALLFANALVFWSLRDYKFSLSIKESIIAVNLIWILLGIGGALPLILRTGIDFSSGFFEAISGFTTTGATIYGHIESLPKSILFHRSLMHWIGGMGIIVLGVGLFPLINPSGSLSLFRAESTGISIDKVTPKIKNTANKLWGVYFLITITNILCLKFFGMNWFDAINHAFSTVSTGGFSTKDDSFAYFSNDDGIIWTTIFFMIISGINFLAHIKFLSGDYKSYRSEEVKWYLIILFILSLALTFSHYNSNSMALYDVFKHSAFTITSIMTSTGFVSVDYSTWSHFSIALVLIAMITGANAGSTAGGAKIIRYIIYFKNISIEIRRSLKPESIASIFIDDKPIKNSVISAIFGFFSLFILTIFSVMLYLYARGYDEMTSISTAMTIVGNTGPGFSLTGPVNNYAFFSWYDKIILSFAMIIGRLECYTVFILLSKSFWKRF; encoded by the coding sequence ATGATTAGTCTCAAAAGTATTTCCAAATTCGTCTCAGCTGTCGGAATTATCATTTTTTTAGCCTTTTTGATACCTGTTTTTATCGGAATTTATTATCATGAGGATATCCAATCACATCTTTTTGCCATCTTGGCACTACTTTTTGCTAACGCACTTGTTTTTTGGTCACTTCGAGATTATAAATTTTCTCTGAGTATCAAAGAGAGTATCATCGCGGTCAATCTCATCTGGATCCTTCTAGGTATCGGAGGAGCCCTTCCTTTAATACTTCGTACGGGAATCGATTTTTCTAGTGGTTTTTTTGAGGCTATTAGTGGCTTTACTACCACGGGTGCTACGATCTATGGTCACATAGAATCGCTACCAAAGAGTATTTTATTTCATAGAAGTTTGATGCATTGGATTGGAGGGATGGGAATTATCGTCTTGGGTGTCGGACTCTTTCCACTCATCAATCCAAGTGGTTCGCTGAGTCTCTTCCGCGCAGAATCTACGGGTATTTCTATCGATAAAGTCACGCCTAAAATCAAAAATACCGCCAATAAATTGTGGGGGGTTTATTTTCTTATCACCATTACCAATATTTTGTGTCTAAAATTTTTCGGCATGAATTGGTTTGATGCAATTAATCATGCCTTTTCTACAGTCTCAACTGGAGGATTCTCAACCAAAGATGATTCTTTTGCCTATTTCTCGAATGACGATGGTATCATCTGGACCACCATATTTTTTATGATTATATCGGGTATCAACTTTCTGGCACATATCAAATTTTTAAGTGGCGATTATAAAAGTTACCGTTCTGAAGAGGTCAAATGGTATTTGATTATTCTCTTCATACTCTCACTCGCCCTCACCTTTTCACATTACAATAGTAACTCTATGGCGCTGTATGATGTTTTTAAACACTCTGCTTTTACCATCACCTCTATCATGACCAGTACGGGTTTTGTATCTGTGGATTATTCGACATGGAGCCATTTTTCGATTGCTTTGGTCTTAATTGCTATGATAACCGGTGCAAATGCAGGGTCCACAGCAGGTGGTGCCAAAATTATCCGTTATATCATCTACTTTAAAAATATCTCCATCGAGATTAGACGCTCCCTTAAACCTGAATCAATCGCTTCAATATTTATTGATGATAAACCAATCAAAAACTCTGTCATTAGTGCAATTTTTGGGTTTTTCTCACTCTTTATCTTAACAATTTTTTCGGTCATGTTGTATCTGTATGCACGAGGATATGATGAGATGACCTCTATCAGTACCGCGATGACTATTGTGGGAAATACGGGACCGGGATTTTCTCTCACAGGGCCTGTGAATAATTATGCTTTTTTCTCATGGTATGATAAGATTATCCTCTCTTTTGCTATGATTATTGGTAGGTTAGAATGTTATACTGTCTTCATATTACTGAGCAAATCATTTTGGAAAAGATTTTAG
- a CDS encoding DUF234 domain-containing protein — MNSLNLSKGLPTLVQEHILDQKEALQPYFHYTEDHDKQRLLEKILIRIARGDRKSYTVYNKEKLSQTKGRILYKYLFENHIIKKEKSRELPIKTSKKQLIKKDLRHYQIQDKIQFSNNFTRFWFTFIAKNFDKEQISYDQDIEPFLDKYISLEFENLSNTLLCHIYKKDGILSSGSYWDKNLEIDLFIKTQKENIAGEVKWKNSKVCKNILNALIHKCKKSNLDVNKFALFSKSGYSKELETKKYANIELYYLDDFKRLLDD, encoded by the coding sequence TTGAACTCTTTAAATTTATCAAAAGGATTGCCGACACTGGTACAAGAGCATATCCTCGATCAAAAAGAAGCATTACAGCCCTATTTCCACTACACTGAAGATCATGATAAACAACGGTTACTTGAGAAGATTTTGATTCGTATCGCTAGAGGTGATCGCAAAAGCTATACCGTTTACAATAAAGAAAAACTCTCCCAAACCAAAGGGCGCATCCTCTATAAATACCTCTTTGAAAACCATATCATTAAAAAAGAAAAGAGTAGAGAACTTCCCATCAAAACTTCAAAAAAGCAGTTGATAAAAAAAGATTTAAGACACTATCAGATCCAAGATAAAATTCAATTTTCCAATAACTTTACCAGATTTTGGTTTACGTTTATTGCGAAAAATTTTGATAAAGAACAGATTAGCTACGACCAAGATATTGAACCTTTTTTAGATAAGTATATTAGTTTGGAGTTTGAAAATCTTTCCAATACCCTCCTATGCCATATCTACAAAAAAGATGGTATCCTCTCTTCTGGGAGTTATTGGGATAAAAATCTTGAGATTGACCTCTTTATAAAAACACAAAAAGAGAATATTGCCGGTGAAGTCAAATGGAAAAACAGCAAAGTTTGCAAAAATATCTTAAACGCATTGATACATAAATGTAAAAAATCTAATTTAGATGTCAATAAATTTGCACTCTTTTCAAAAAGTGGCTATTCAAAAGAGTTAGAAACAAAAAAATATGCTAATATAGAGTTATATTATTTAGATGATTTCAAAAGGCTTTTGGATGATTGA
- a CDS encoding sensor histidine kinase — protein sequence MIDENLLNSLNTKEKELFKKGLNDLIEQTYVIENEYKKLNESYASLQNFIKQIIEVQPNALWVLDENGEIFLQNSDAKKLEPLLRKILEHKNKKEFSYKDAYYIVKTVTQTEKTIISATDITEEKRQERLISMGQVAAHLSHEIRNPIGSISLLASTLFKKVDTKTKPLVLEMRKSIWRVERIIKATLLFTKGLNVDAHSFSLLALKDDLEESLAYYTYSKDITFDFQLPDTHMIGDFELLCLVFQNFIFNAIDAIEEGENEEGMIRISYQKEADYTIFHIQDNGKEIKNKNILFEPFKTTKTKGNGLGLALSWQIIKAHGGDIALKDNPKSFEIKIGNTLV from the coding sequence ATGATTGATGAAAATTTGTTGAATTCGCTGAACACAAAAGAAAAAGAACTTTTCAAAAAAGGGTTAAACGACCTAATAGAACAGACATATGTGATTGAAAATGAGTATAAAAAACTCAATGAGTCTTATGCTTCACTCCAAAATTTCATTAAACAAATTATTGAAGTACAACCTAATGCGTTGTGGGTTTTAGATGAAAATGGTGAGATTTTTTTGCAAAATAGTGACGCAAAAAAACTAGAACCTCTTCTTAGAAAAATTTTAGAACATAAAAACAAAAAAGAATTTAGCTATAAAGACGCCTACTATATTGTCAAAACGGTCACACAAACAGAGAAAACCATCATCAGTGCCACAGATATTACAGAAGAAAAGAGACAAGAGCGTCTGATTTCCATGGGACAAGTGGCCGCACACCTCTCTCATGAAATTCGCAATCCAATCGGCTCTATTTCACTTTTGGCCTCGACCTTATTTAAGAAAGTAGACACTAAAACAAAACCATTGGTTTTAGAGATGCGAAAATCCATCTGGCGTGTCGAGCGCATCATCAAAGCCACCTTGCTCTTTACAAAGGGACTCAATGTCGATGCCCACTCTTTTTCGCTTTTAGCTCTCAAAGATGATTTAGAAGAATCTCTGGCTTATTATACCTATTCCAAAGATATCACATTTGATTTCCAACTCCCCGACACGCATATGATTGGGGATTTTGAGCTCTTATGTTTGGTCTTTCAAAATTTCATCTTTAATGCGATTGATGCGATTGAAGAGGGAGAGAATGAAGAAGGCATGATTAGAATATCCTATCAAAAAGAGGCCGATTATACGATTTTTCATATTCAAGATAATGGCAAAGAAATTAAAAACAAAAACATTCTTTTTGAACCTTTTAAAACGACAAAAACCAAAGGAAATGGTCTAGGATTAGCACTATCATGGCAAATCATCAAAGCACACGGTGGGGATATTGCGCTAAAAGATAACCCAAAATCATTTGAAATCAAAATAGGAAACACCCTTGTTTAA
- a CDS encoding DUF1538 domain-containing protein, protein MFKESIKIFLGDLSNSIRDLLPIIVVISFFQIVIISEMPKHLSSILLGLCIIAFGLAVFIRGLEIGIFPVGENLANDFAKKGSLIWLLVFAFFIGFSTTIAEPALIAIADKATIISQGRIDAFSLRLTVAIAVGMAISIGVLRILLGHPVQYYIIAGYIIVVVITFFAPAQIIGLAYDSGGVTTSTVTVPLVAALGIGLASSIKGRNPAIDGFGLIAFASLTPMIFVQLYGIIVYDFFDPPPTSTLVIKTVTSVAKGAEFDIITLMLDFLNVAKDILPILLVIVFFQYLIIKKPILHIPKVATGVFMVVVGLYAFIVGLELGLFPIGGELAASLTRMQNVWYIYLFGFAIGFSTTMAEPALIAIAFKANEISQGNINQMVLRISVAIGVAVGIALGAYRIVQGDPIYYYIITGYIFVIILTYFAPKYIIPIAYDSGGVTTSTVTVPLVAALGLGLAHNIPGRSVLIDGFGLIAFASLFPMITVMGYGILVTEISKRRN, encoded by the coding sequence TTGTTTAAAGAAAGTATCAAAATATTTTTAGGAGATCTTTCAAACTCAATCAGAGATTTACTGCCCATCATCGTCGTCATATCATTTTTTCAAATTGTCATTATCTCAGAGATGCCAAAACATCTCTCTTCAATCCTCTTAGGACTTTGTATTATCGCTTTTGGATTGGCTGTTTTTATTAGAGGCTTAGAGATTGGGATTTTCCCCGTTGGTGAGAATCTTGCCAATGATTTTGCCAAAAAAGGTTCATTGATATGGCTTTTGGTTTTTGCCTTTTTTATAGGATTTTCCACGACTATCGCAGAACCGGCACTGATTGCTATTGCAGACAAGGCCACTATCATCAGCCAAGGAAGGATTGATGCCTTTTCATTGAGACTGACCGTTGCTATCGCGGTAGGAATGGCTATTTCAATCGGTGTGCTGAGAATATTACTAGGCCATCCTGTGCAATATTATATCATTGCCGGTTACATAATTGTCGTGGTTATCACCTTTTTTGCTCCAGCACAAATCATCGGTTTGGCTTACGATAGTGGTGGAGTCACTACATCCACAGTCACGGTCCCTCTCGTCGCAGCGTTAGGAATCGGTTTGGCATCTAGCATCAAAGGGAGAAACCCTGCGATTGATGGCTTCGGTTTAATCGCCTTTGCCTCATTGACCCCCATGATATTTGTACAATTATATGGTATCATCGTGTATGATTTTTTTGATCCACCACCGACATCAACATTGGTCATCAAAACCGTGACGAGTGTAGCAAAAGGAGCAGAATTTGACATTATTACATTGATGTTGGATTTTTTAAATGTCGCAAAAGATATACTGCCTATCTTATTGGTCATAGTTTTTTTTCAATACCTCATCATTAAAAAGCCAATTTTACATATTCCAAAAGTTGCGACAGGTGTTTTTATGGTCGTTGTGGGGTTGTATGCTTTTATCGTCGGATTGGAATTGGGCTTATTCCCAATAGGTGGAGAATTGGCCGCTTCTTTGACACGGATGCAAAATGTTTGGTATATTTATCTTTTTGGTTTTGCCATAGGATTTTCTACTACAATGGCAGAACCTGCATTGATTGCTATTGCATTTAAAGCCAATGAAATCAGCCAAGGAAACATCAATCAAATGGTACTCAGAATCTCCGTAGCCATAGGTGTAGCTGTCGGTATTGCACTAGGAGCATATCGTATTGTGCAAGGCGATCCCATTTATTATTACATCATTACAGGTTATATCTTTGTCATCATTTTGACCTATTTTGCACCCAAATATATCATACCAATAGCTTATGATAGTGGCGGCGTCACCACCTCTACTGTCACCGTACCGCTCGTAGCTGCTTTAGGATTAGGTTTAGCACACAACATACCTGGCAGAAGTGTGTTGATAGATGGATTTGGATTAATCGCATTTGCATCTTTGTTTCCTATGATCACCGTCATGGGATATGGCATACTTGTTACAGAAATTTCAAAGAGGAGAAATTAA
- a CDS encoding transcriptional regulator, whose product MQFIVLAAIVPDAQEENVMKIAKEAGAGSATILHGKTIGLKEKKVFFGLTLEENVSILLFILPKRISVITFKKLKEELKSGEEEDAQNGMVFTFPLTHLSGLDIDELDFFEEEIKNEL is encoded by the coding sequence ATGCAATTTATTGTTTTAGCCGCAATCGTTCCCGATGCGCAAGAAGAAAATGTCATGAAAATAGCCAAAGAGGCTGGAGCCGGAAGTGCTACGATTTTACATGGCAAAACGATTGGATTAAAAGAAAAAAAGGTCTTTTTTGGTTTGACATTGGAAGAAAATGTTTCCATTCTTCTCTTTATCTTGCCCAAAAGAATTTCAGTCATCACGTTCAAAAAGCTCAAAGAAGAACTCAAATCAGGCGAAGAAGAAGATGCTCAAAATGGTATGGTTTTTACATTTCCATTGACACACTTATCGGGTTTGGATATAGATGAGTTAGACTTCTTTGAAGAAGAAATTAAAAATGAATTATAA
- a CDS encoding CBS domain-containing protein has protein sequence MLVRDIMKKERLAIVSPMAPVRDALKQMKERKVKSLIVDKLRPSDAYGLLTYKNIMFSILASDGDIDLLRVYDICSKPAYQVSEELNVKYAVQLMVRGNVKRLLVIDNNEIEGILTMTDIMETYLKDI, from the coding sequence ATGTTAGTACGCGATATCATGAAAAAAGAGAGATTAGCAATCGTCTCTCCAATGGCTCCGGTAAGAGATGCCCTCAAGCAAATGAAAGAGAGAAAAGTAAAGTCATTAATCGTTGACAAACTCCGCCCTAGTGATGCTTATGGATTACTCACGTATAAAAATATTATGTTTTCGATTTTAGCCAGCGATGGAGATATCGATTTGTTGCGCGTGTATGATATATGCTCCAAACCAGCCTATCAAGTCTCTGAAGAGTTAAATGTCAAATATGCCGTACAATTAATGGTCAGAGGAAATGTCAAACGACTGCTCGTCATTGATAATAATGAAATCGAAGGCATCTTAACGATGACAGACATTATGGAAACGTATTTAAAAGATATCTAG
- the dnaE gene encoding DNA polymerase III subunit alpha — protein sequence MKFTHLHLHTEYSLLDGANKIGKLASLLKEQGVESVAITDHGNMFGAIDFYKTMRSVGIKPIIGMEAYIHNQEEIDDKTTKQRFHLCLLAKNEIGYKNLMYLSSQSFIHGFYYYPRINKKMLREHSEGLICSSACLQGEVNWHLNTQNPRNVQFGAKGYEGAKAAALEYKDIFGEDFYLELMRHGIGDQQFIDDSTIRLSQETGIKIIATNDTHYLKEENAEAHEAFMCIAMNKEFDDPNRLRHSVHEFYLKSPEEMMRLYADIPDAIENTQEIVEKCNLEIKLGDPTPPKFKFTKEYAKSEGLDYDNDDEYFRYQCEIGLKERLKLVDPSLHDEYRKRLDREMDIICSMKFPGYMLIVWDFIREAKKRGVPVGPGRGSAAGSLVAFSLFITDIDPMKYNLLFERFLNPERVSMPDIDIDFCQSRRGEIIDYVVQKYGRYNVAQVITFGKLLAKGVIRDVARVLGVPYAKADKMAKMVPDELHITLNGKGVEGEEGFKPGAYQKEEKLRQWIEEDPEIARVWKFALALEGLNRNSGMHAAGVVISDEELWHKTPLYKPAGEDQQLVTQYSLNYLEDVDLIKFDFLGLKTLTVIDNALKLIKSRYGKDIDFNKVDVNDQNIYKFIQSGHTIGLFQIESGGMQSLNERLKPTTFEDIVAVLALYRPGPMESGMLNDFIDRKHGIKEIDYFYDEFTEALKPILETTYGVIVYQEQVMQIVQAIGGFSLGKSDIVRRAMGKKKIDVMKKYKAEFADGAVKQGYDYNHAIELFELIEKFAGYGFNKSHSAAYAMITFQTAYLKYYYPQEFMAALLTSEQDNTEKIVKYIDEVKRLGIKLSPPSVSKSLIEFTAIKDDEGDETILFGLGAVKGMGSSAITKILEAREAENFHSLDDFLSKIDTSKVNKRVIESLIKSGSLDDFGYTRRALLDNIEKIVETAGECARAKKMAENSLFGDDQELVSLHIDIQNVPEFDMKKVLEFEKETMGFYVSGHPLDAFKEEINAVPYTLSSDIENLGDGSTALFIGKVEEITEKISKKGNKFAILNLMDFHGNIEVTLFSKFLEKIDKMDKEEPICLKVAISRDERGVNKRVLKILNLKEAKKEKTETKAIEVEAEPKTLFIEFQKNAEILEDLYRLVRENPGNRPLKLVFSSKLQDVVFDTYFKVSDDIDEKLKEINLAGVA from the coding sequence ATGAAATTTACACACTTACACTTACATACTGAATATTCACTCCTAGATGGAGCCAATAAAATAGGAAAATTAGCATCATTACTCAAAGAACAAGGCGTAGAATCTGTGGCGATTACAGACCATGGCAATATGTTTGGTGCTATAGATTTTTACAAAACGATGCGCAGTGTTGGGATTAAGCCAATCATTGGGATGGAAGCCTACATTCATAATCAAGAAGAGATTGATGATAAAACAACCAAACAACGGTTTCATTTGTGTTTATTGGCTAAAAATGAAATCGGTTATAAAAACCTCATGTATCTTTCTTCTCAAAGTTTTATTCATGGATTTTATTATTATCCACGAATCAACAAAAAAATGCTTCGTGAACACAGCGAGGGTTTGATTTGTTCTAGTGCTTGTTTGCAAGGAGAAGTCAACTGGCATCTGAATACACAAAATCCAAGAAATGTGCAATTTGGCGCCAAAGGCTATGAGGGTGCAAAAGCAGCAGCACTTGAATACAAAGATATTTTTGGCGAGGATTTTTATCTTGAGTTGATGCGCCATGGTATTGGTGATCAACAATTTATCGATGATAGCACCATCCGTCTTTCGCAAGAAACGGGGATTAAAATCATTGCGACCAATGATACGCATTACTTAAAAGAAGAGAATGCAGAAGCTCATGAAGCGTTTATGTGTATTGCCATGAATAAAGAGTTTGATGACCCTAACAGATTGCGCCACTCTGTACATGAATTTTATCTCAAGTCTCCTGAGGAGATGATGCGTCTGTATGCAGATATCCCTGATGCGATTGAAAACACACAAGAGATTGTAGAAAAATGCAATTTGGAGATTAAACTAGGTGACCCAACTCCTCCTAAATTCAAATTTACCAAAGAGTATGCCAAAAGTGAAGGTTTGGATTATGATAATGATGATGAGTATTTTAGATATCAATGTGAAATCGGTCTCAAGGAGAGGTTAAAACTCGTGGATCCTTCGCTTCATGATGAGTATCGAAAACGTCTCGATAGAGAGATGGATATTATCTGTAGCATGAAATTTCCCGGCTATATGCTCATCGTTTGGGATTTTATACGAGAGGCCAAAAAACGTGGTGTCCCTGTGGGTCCGGGCAGGGGTAGTGCGGCTGGAAGTTTGGTGGCCTTTTCTCTTTTTATTACGGATATTGATCCGATGAAATACAACCTACTGTTTGAGAGATTTTTGAATCCTGAACGGGTAAGTATGCCCGATATCGATATTGACTTTTGCCAAAGTAGGCGGGGAGAGATTATTGATTATGTGGTGCAAAAATATGGTAGATACAATGTGGCACAAGTCATTACATTTGGAAAATTACTCGCCAAAGGAGTGATTCGTGATGTTGCGAGAGTCTTAGGTGTGCCTTATGCCAAAGCAGATAAAATGGCCAAAATGGTACCCGATGAGCTGCATATTACCCTCAATGGTAAAGGGGTAGAGGGAGAAGAAGGTTTTAAACCAGGAGCCTATCAAAAAGAAGAAAAATTAAGACAATGGATTGAAGAAGATCCTGAAATTGCAAGAGTTTGGAAATTTGCTTTGGCATTGGAAGGTTTGAACCGTAACTCCGGAATGCATGCTGCGGGCGTGGTGATTAGTGATGAAGAACTGTGGCATAAAACACCACTTTACAAGCCTGCGGGAGAAGACCAGCAATTGGTCACACAATATTCTCTAAACTATCTTGAAGATGTGGATTTAATTAAATTTGACTTTTTGGGACTCAAAACCCTGACCGTCATCGATAATGCACTGAAGTTGATAAAATCACGATATGGCAAAGATATTGATTTTAACAAAGTAGATGTCAATGACCAAAATATTTACAAATTTATCCAAAGTGGACACACTATTGGATTGTTTCAAATTGAATCAGGAGGGATGCAATCTCTAAATGAACGTTTAAAACCGACTACCTTTGAAGATATTGTGGCGGTGTTGGCATTGTATCGTCCTGGTCCGATGGAATCGGGTATGTTAAATGACTTTATTGACAGAAAGCATGGCATAAAAGAGATTGATTACTTTTATGATGAGTTTACCGAGGCATTAAAACCTATCTTAGAGACGACCTATGGTGTCATTGTTTATCAAGAACAAGTCATGCAAATCGTTCAAGCAATTGGGGGATTTAGTCTAGGAAAATCAGATATTGTGCGACGTGCCATGGGTAAAAAGAAAATCGATGTCATGAAAAAATATAAGGCTGAATTTGCTGATGGTGCCGTAAAACAGGGATATGACTATAATCATGCGATTGAACTGTTTGAATTGATTGAAAAATTTGCTGGTTATGGTTTTAATAAATCCCACTCTGCCGCTTATGCGATGATTACATTTCAAACGGCTTATTTAAAATACTATTATCCGCAAGAATTCATGGCGGCACTTTTAACCAGTGAGCAAGATAATACAGAAAAAATCGTCAAGTATATTGATGAAGTCAAAAGACTTGGTATCAAACTCTCTCCTCCGAGCGTGAGTAAGAGTTTGATTGAATTTACGGCGATAAAAGATGACGAAGGCGATGAGACGATTTTATTTGGATTGGGTGCTGTCAAAGGTATGGGAAGTTCAGCCATAACCAAGATATTAGAAGCAAGAGAAGCAGAAAACTTTCACAGTTTGGATGATTTCTTGTCAAAAATCGATACCTCTAAAGTCAATAAGAGGGTCATTGAATCCTTGATAAAATCTGGTAGTTTAGATGATTTTGGCTATACCAGACGGGCGCTGTTAGATAATATCGAAAAAATCGTTGAAACTGCCGGTGAATGTGCCCGAGCGAAAAAAATGGCTGAAAATTCTCTCTTTGGAGATGACCAAGAATTGGTTTCTTTGCATATTGATATTCAGAATGTACCAGAATTTGATATGAAAAAAGTCTTAGAATTTGAAAAAGAGACGATGGGATTTTATGTCTCAGGACACCCGCTTGATGCGTTCAAAGAGGAAATTAATGCAGTCCCTTATACCTTGTCAAGTGATATTGAAAACTTAGGCGATGGAAGTACGGCTCTTTTTATTGGGAAGGTCGAAGAGATTACTGAAAAAATAAGTAAAAAAGGCAATAAATTTGCTATTTTAAATCTCATGGATTTCCATGGCAATATTGAAGTGACACTGTTTTCAAAATTTCTGGAAAAAATTGATAAGATGGATAAAGAAGAGCCTATTTGTCTTAAAGTGGCGATTTCAAGAGATGAACGGGGTGTCAATAAGCGTGTTTTGAAGATTTTAAATTTAAAAGAAGCCAAAAAAGAGAAAACTGAAACTAAAGCGATTGAGGTCGAAGCAGAGCCAAAGACACTCTTTATCGAGTTTCAAAAAAATGCAGAAATCTTAGAAGATTTATACCGACTGGTGAGAGAAAATCCTGGAAATCGACCGCTGAAATTGGTATTTTCCTCAAAACTACAAGATGTCGTCTTTGATACCTACTTTAAAGTATCCGATGATATAGATGAAAAATTAAAAGAAATCAATCTCGCAGGGGTAGCCTAA
- a CDS encoding NAD(P)/FAD-dependent oxidoreductase yields the protein MPEQIAIIGAGASGMVAAITAARSGAKVRVYEKNSKIGKKILATGNGRCNITNKNIATSNYHGTHASFVNPAINRFNTAACIAFFKELGIEMFEGNNGRLYPKSHQSSSVVELLRYECERLGVRFMFPCEVTQIQADHDRFIISHQEGQDKATKVLIATGGLAMPTLGSCDSGYKFAQAFGHSIIKPYASLVQLETKEDLASINGVKIEGLIEILVDGRSVMRKHDDILFTNYGISGSAILDVSRHASWALEHQKKVKAKIDLVPEYSKEQLKNMLQKRKKYSHHKSLALWLDGFINSKLAKFIARDFSVKNADHLNTKDIVSLVYAFKNLQLTITGTRGFKSAEVTAGGINTDEIHSQSMESKLKKGLFFTGEVLDIDGDCGGFNLHWAWASGYCAGKNIV from the coding sequence TTGCCTGAACAAATAGCAATTATCGGCGCGGGAGCTTCTGGCATGGTCGCAGCTATCACAGCGGCAAGAAGCGGTGCTAAGGTACGAGTTTATGAGAAAAACTCTAAAATTGGAAAGAAAATCCTCGCCACCGGTAATGGTCGATGCAACATCACCAATAAAAATATTGCAACATCAAACTATCATGGCACACATGCTAGTTTTGTCAATCCTGCGATCAATCGGTTTAATACGGCTGCTTGTATTGCATTTTTTAAAGAATTGGGCATTGAAATGTTTGAAGGCAACAATGGCCGATTATATCCTAAAAGTCATCAATCTTCTAGTGTTGTAGAATTGTTGCGTTATGAGTGTGAACGTCTGGGAGTGAGATTTATGTTCCCGTGCGAAGTGACACAGATTCAAGCCGATCATGATCGATTTATTATTTCACACCAAGAGGGACAAGACAAGGCCACCAAGGTATTAATCGCTACTGGTGGTTTGGCCATGCCCACACTAGGGAGTTGTGATAGTGGCTACAAATTTGCCCAAGCATTTGGGCACAGTATCATCAAACCTTACGCTTCGTTGGTGCAATTGGAAACCAAAGAAGATTTAGCGAGTATCAATGGTGTTAAAATCGAAGGGTTGATTGAAATTTTGGTTGATGGACGCAGTGTGATGCGTAAACATGATGATATTTTATTTACCAATTATGGTATTTCAGGCTCTGCTATTTTAGATGTGAGTCGTCATGCATCATGGGCGCTTGAACATCAAAAAAAAGTCAAGGCCAAGATTGATTTAGTGCCGGAGTATTCCAAAGAACAATTGAAAAATATGTTACAAAAACGGAAAAAATATTCCCATCATAAAAGTTTAGCCTTGTGGTTGGATGGGTTTATTAATTCAAAATTAGCGAAATTCATAGCACGAGATTTTTCTGTAAAAAATGCAGATCATCTCAATACCAAAGATATCGTCTCCTTGGTTTATGCCTTTAAAAATCTACAGCTTACTATCACAGGAACACGAGGTTTCAAGAGTGCTGAAGTTACAGCTGGAGGGATTAATACGGATGAAATCCACTCTCAAAGTATGGAATCCAAACTGAAAAAAGGACTTTTTTTCACAGGAGAGGTTTTGGATATTGATGGAGATTGTGGTGGCTTTAATCTTCATTGGGCTTGGGCTAGTGGATATTGTGCCGGTAAAAATATCGTCTAA